The following coding sequences lie in one Arthrobacter sp. PGP41 genomic window:
- a CDS encoding formate--tetrahydrofolate ligase has protein sequence MPSTPSDLEIARTARIRPIEDIAAAAGINADALEQYGRYKAKIDPARLQAPAPAGKVVLVSAMSPTPAGEGKSTTTVGLADSLARAGHKVMIALREPSLGPVLGMKGGATGGGYSQVLPMDEINLHFTGDFHAVTAANNALMALVDNHIYQGNELNIDPRRMTFKRVLDMNDRALREVVIGLGGPTQGIPRQDGFDITVASEIMAVFCLATDLADLRSRLGRITFGYTFDRSPVTVADLGVQGALTLLLKEAIKPNLVQTIAGTPALVHGGPFANIAHGCNSLIATQTARRLADIVVTEAGFGADLGAEKFMDIKARTGGLAPSAVVVVATVRALKMQGGVAKDKLTEPDIAALEAGVANLRRHVRNVEKFGVPPVVAINRFASDSAGELDWLLAWCAAEGVPAAVADVWGHGGGGDGGDELAALVARVAARPNSFRHLYPLELPVEDKIRTIAQEIYGADGVDFSVPALKRLADIERNGWGGLPVCMAKTQYSFTDDASRLGAPKGFTIHVRDLLPKTGAGFIVALTGAVMTMPGLPAAPAAMRMDVDADGNPVGLA, from the coding sequence TATCGCCGCGGCTGCCGGCATCAACGCTGACGCCCTGGAGCAGTACGGGCGCTACAAGGCGAAGATCGACCCCGCGCGGCTGCAGGCTCCGGCCCCTGCCGGGAAGGTGGTGCTGGTCTCCGCGATGTCACCCACCCCCGCCGGGGAGGGGAAGTCCACCACCACGGTGGGGCTCGCGGATTCCCTGGCCCGGGCGGGGCACAAGGTGATGATTGCGCTCCGTGAGCCGTCGCTGGGACCCGTCCTGGGCATGAAGGGCGGCGCCACCGGCGGCGGTTACTCCCAGGTGCTGCCGATGGACGAAATCAACCTCCACTTCACCGGCGATTTCCATGCAGTGACAGCTGCCAACAATGCCCTGATGGCGCTGGTGGACAACCACATCTACCAGGGCAACGAGCTCAACATCGACCCCCGGCGCATGACATTCAAACGGGTCCTGGACATGAATGACCGCGCCCTGCGGGAAGTTGTCATCGGGCTGGGCGGGCCCACCCAGGGGATTCCGCGCCAGGACGGGTTCGATATCACTGTTGCATCCGAAATCATGGCGGTGTTCTGCCTGGCCACGGACCTGGCAGACCTCCGGTCCCGGCTGGGCCGGATCACGTTCGGCTACACCTTTGACCGCTCCCCCGTCACGGTTGCGGACCTGGGCGTGCAGGGCGCGCTGACGCTGCTGCTGAAGGAAGCCATCAAGCCCAACCTGGTGCAGACCATCGCCGGCACCCCCGCCCTGGTCCACGGCGGTCCGTTCGCCAACATCGCCCACGGCTGCAACTCGCTGATTGCCACCCAGACGGCCCGGCGCCTGGCGGACATCGTGGTCACCGAGGCAGGTTTCGGCGCCGACCTTGGTGCCGAGAAATTCATGGACATCAAGGCACGGACCGGTGGCCTGGCGCCCTCGGCAGTTGTGGTGGTGGCAACCGTGCGGGCTTTGAAGATGCAGGGCGGTGTTGCCAAGGACAAGCTCACGGAACCGGACATCGCCGCCCTTGAGGCGGGCGTGGCCAACCTGCGCAGGCACGTCCGGAACGTGGAGAAGTTCGGGGTTCCACCCGTGGTGGCCATCAACAGGTTTGCGTCCGATTCGGCCGGGGAACTTGACTGGCTGCTGGCGTGGTGCGCTGCGGAGGGCGTACCGGCCGCCGTAGCCGACGTGTGGGGGCACGGCGGCGGCGGCGACGGCGGTGACGAACTTGCCGCCCTCGTGGCCCGGGTGGCTGCCCGGCCCAACAGCTTCCGGCACCTGTACCCCCTGGAACTGCCGGTGGAGGACAAAATACGGACCATCGCCCAGGAGATCTACGGGGCTGACGGCGTGGATTTCTCCGTTCCTGCCCTGAAGCGGCTGGCGGACATCGAGCGGAACGGATGGGGCGGGCTGCCGGTGTGCATGGCCAAGACCCAGTACTCCTTTACGGACGACGCCTCCCGCCTCGGAGCGCCCAAGGGCTTCACCATCCACGTGCGGGACCTCCTGCCCAAGACCGGTGCGGGGTTCATCGTCGCGCTGACCGGAGCGGTGATGACAATGCCCGGCCTGCCTGCCGCGCCGGCTGCCATGAGGATGGACGTGGACGCCGACGGCAACCCCGTGGGCCTCGCCTAG
- a CDS encoding inositol-3-phosphate synthase, with protein sequence MSSHPIRVAIVGVGNCAASLVQGVHYYKDADPKATIPGLMHVEFGKYHVGDVEFAAAFDVDGKKVGVDLADAILASENNTIKIADVPPTGVTVQRGHTLDGLGKYYLETIEQSTEEPVDVVQVLKDAKVDVMVCYLPVGSQEAAEFYAQCAIDAGVGFVNALPVFIAGTKEWADKFTAAGVPIVGDDIKSQIGATITHRVMAKLFEDRGVTLDRTYQLNVGGNMDFKNMLERDRLESKKISKTQAVTSNVEAELAAKDVHIGPSDYVQWLDDRKWAFVRLEGRNFGDAPVSLEYKLEVWDSPNSAGVIIDAIRAAKIGLDRGIGGPLLSASSYFMKSPPEQFNDDLAREKVEAFIRGDLER encoded by the coding sequence GTGTCTTCACATCCGATTCGTGTTGCAATCGTTGGCGTAGGAAACTGTGCCGCTTCGCTGGTCCAGGGCGTCCACTACTACAAGGACGCAGACCCCAAGGCCACGATCCCGGGCCTGATGCATGTTGAGTTCGGCAAGTACCACGTGGGTGACGTTGAGTTCGCCGCCGCGTTCGACGTCGACGGCAAGAAGGTCGGCGTTGACCTTGCCGACGCGATCCTGGCCAGCGAAAACAACACCATCAAGATCGCGGACGTGCCGCCCACCGGCGTCACCGTCCAGCGCGGCCACACCCTGGACGGCCTCGGCAAGTACTACCTCGAGACCATCGAGCAGTCCACTGAAGAGCCCGTGGATGTCGTGCAGGTGCTCAAGGACGCCAAGGTTGACGTCATGGTCTGCTACCTGCCCGTTGGCTCGCAGGAGGCAGCCGAGTTCTACGCCCAGTGCGCCATCGACGCCGGCGTCGGCTTCGTCAACGCCCTGCCCGTCTTCATCGCCGGGACGAAGGAGTGGGCGGACAAGTTCACCGCCGCCGGCGTTCCGATCGTGGGCGACGACATCAAGAGCCAGATCGGTGCCACCATCACGCACCGCGTGATGGCCAAGCTCTTCGAAGACCGCGGTGTCACCCTGGACCGCACCTACCAGCTGAACGTCGGCGGCAACATGGACTTCAAGAACATGCTCGAGCGCGACCGCCTGGAATCCAAGAAGATCTCCAAGACCCAGGCCGTGACGTCCAACGTCGAGGCCGAACTGGCTGCGAAGGACGTGCACATCGGCCCGTCGGACTACGTGCAGTGGCTCGACGACCGCAAGTGGGCGTTTGTCCGCCTTGAGGGCCGTAACTTCGGCGACGCGCCTGTGTCGCTCGAGTACAAGCTGGAGGTCTGGGACTCACCCAACTCCGCGGGCGTGATCATCGACGCCATCCGGGCCGCCAAGATCGGCCTGGACCGCGGCATCGGCGGCCCACTGCTGTCGGCTTCGAGCTACTTCATGAAGTCGCCGCCGGAGCAGTTCAACGACGACCTCGCCCGCGAAAAGGTCGAGGCCTTCATACGCGGAGACCTTGAGCGCTAA
- the glgX gene encoding glycogen debranching protein GlgX, with product MEVWPGSAYPLGATYNGTGTNFALFSERAEKVELCLFDDDGKETRITLDEVDGYVWHCYIPQVQPGQKYGYRVHGPYDPASGNRFNPNKLLLDPYAKAVHGQVDWDPSLFTYNLGEPDSINNEDSASHMMMGVVINPFFDWDGDQNLRIPYHQSVIYEAHVKGLTQLHPEIPEEQRGTYAGVAHPAVISHLQKLGVTAIELMPVHQFVNDGTLQDKGLNNYWGYNTIGFFAPQNTYSSTGDTGQQVQDFKAMVRSLHKAGIEVILDVVYNHTAEGNHLGPTLSFKGIDNAAYYRLMEGDEKHYMDYTGTGNSLNVRQPHSLQLLMDSLRYWVTEMHVDGFRFDLASTLAREFYDVDKLSTFFELIQQDPVVSQVKLIAEPWDVGPGGYQVGNFPPQWTEWNGKYRDTVRDFWRGEPATLGEFASRITGSADLYEHSGRRPVASINFVTAHDGFTLADLVSYNEKHNDANGEGNNDGESHNRSWNCGVEGPTDDPEVLGLRARQQRNFIASLLLSQGVPMLLHGDEMGRTQKGNNNGYCQDSELTWINWDTVDQPLIEFTAAVNALRAKHPTFRRSRFFDGRPVLRGEGERLPDIVWLDPSGETMKPEAWDSGFGRSVGVFLNGDGIQGKDSRGRRITDVNFLLYFNAHDDTVKFTLPADEYAPAWDVIIDTAGQNADTKPVNAGESLPVEAKSLVVLRAHQVEEVEPDHSVAASLAALTQTSTSETESLTTPMVAEPGKTTKVGSRKSSKK from the coding sequence ATGGAAGTCTGGCCTGGATCGGCTTATCCCCTTGGCGCCACCTATAACGGAACCGGCACCAACTTTGCCCTGTTCAGCGAACGAGCAGAAAAAGTCGAACTTTGCCTCTTCGACGACGACGGCAAGGAAACCCGCATTACCCTGGACGAGGTGGACGGGTACGTCTGGCACTGCTACATCCCGCAGGTCCAGCCGGGCCAGAAGTACGGCTACCGGGTCCACGGCCCGTACGACCCCGCGTCGGGCAACCGTTTCAACCCCAACAAGCTCCTGCTGGACCCCTATGCCAAGGCCGTGCACGGCCAGGTGGACTGGGACCCGTCCCTGTTCACGTACAACCTGGGCGAGCCGGACTCCATCAACAACGAGGACTCCGCCAGCCACATGATGATGGGCGTGGTCATCAACCCCTTCTTCGACTGGGACGGCGACCAGAACCTCCGGATTCCCTACCACCAGTCCGTCATCTACGAAGCCCACGTCAAGGGCCTCACCCAGCTCCACCCGGAAATCCCCGAGGAACAGCGCGGAACCTACGCCGGCGTGGCGCATCCCGCCGTCATCTCCCACCTGCAGAAGCTCGGCGTCACCGCCATCGAACTGATGCCCGTACACCAGTTCGTCAATGACGGCACGCTCCAGGACAAGGGCCTGAACAACTACTGGGGCTACAACACCATCGGCTTCTTCGCGCCGCAGAACACCTACAGCTCCACTGGTGATACCGGCCAGCAGGTCCAGGACTTCAAGGCCATGGTCCGTTCCCTGCACAAAGCGGGCATCGAGGTCATCCTGGACGTGGTGTACAACCACACCGCGGAAGGTAACCACCTGGGCCCCACGCTGTCCTTCAAGGGCATCGACAACGCCGCCTACTACCGTTTGATGGAGGGCGACGAGAAGCACTACATGGACTACACAGGCACCGGCAACTCCCTCAACGTCCGCCAGCCGCACTCCCTGCAACTGCTGATGGATTCGCTGCGCTACTGGGTCACCGAGATGCACGTGGACGGCTTCCGCTTCGACCTCGCCTCCACCCTGGCCCGCGAGTTCTACGACGTTGACAAGCTGTCCACCTTCTTCGAACTCATCCAGCAGGACCCGGTAGTCTCCCAGGTGAAGCTCATCGCCGAGCCCTGGGACGTTGGTCCCGGCGGCTACCAGGTGGGCAACTTCCCGCCGCAGTGGACCGAATGGAACGGCAAATACCGCGACACCGTGCGGGACTTCTGGCGCGGCGAGCCCGCCACGCTCGGCGAATTCGCCTCCCGCATCACCGGTTCCGCGGACCTGTACGAGCACTCCGGCCGCCGGCCGGTGGCCTCCATCAACTTCGTCACCGCGCATGACGGCTTCACGCTGGCGGACCTGGTGTCCTACAACGAGAAGCACAACGACGCCAACGGCGAGGGCAACAACGACGGCGAATCCCACAACAGGTCCTGGAACTGTGGCGTCGAAGGTCCCACCGATGACCCTGAAGTCCTTGGCCTGCGCGCCCGCCAGCAGCGGAACTTCATTGCCTCGCTCCTGCTGTCCCAGGGTGTTCCCATGCTCCTGCACGGTGACGAAATGGGGCGCACCCAGAAGGGCAACAACAACGGCTACTGCCAGGACTCCGAGCTGACCTGGATCAACTGGGACACCGTCGACCAGCCACTGATCGAGTTCACGGCAGCGGTCAACGCGCTGCGGGCCAAGCACCCCACCTTCCGCCGCAGCCGGTTCTTCGACGGACGGCCCGTGCTGCGGGGCGAGGGCGAACGGCTGCCGGACATCGTATGGCTGGACCCGTCCGGCGAGACTATGAAACCGGAAGCATGGGACAGCGGATTCGGCCGGTCCGTGGGCGTCTTCCTGAACGGGGACGGCATTCAGGGCAAGGACAGCCGCGGCCGGAGGATCACCGACGTGAACTTCCTGCTGTACTTCAACGCCCACGATGACACCGTCAAATTCACCCTGCCTGCGGACGAATACGCACCGGCCTGGGACGTCATCATTGATACCGCCGGGCAGAACGCGGACACCAAGCCGGTCAACGCGGGGGAGTCGCTGCCGGTGGAAGCAAAGTCCCTGGTGGTCCTGCGTGCCCATCAAGTCGAGGAAGTTGAACCTGACCACTCCGTGGCCGCATCCCTGGCGGCGCTGACCCAGACCTCCACCAGCGAAACCGAATCGCTCACAACGCCCATGGTGGCCGAGCCCGGGAAGACCACCAAGGTGGGCTCACGGAAGTCTTCCAAAAAATGA
- the treZ gene encoding malto-oligosyltrehalose trehalohydrolase, with translation MTLKNVGPERFDVWAPEATSVTLLADGRQYPMVKKEAAPGSEGWWTAPEAPGEGDVDYGYLLDGDGHPLPDPRSRRLPAGVHELSRTFNPAAHAWQDGGWKGKELQGSVIYELHVGTFTPEGTLEAAAAKLGYLADLGVDFVELLPVNGFNGTHNWGYDGVQWYAVHEGYGGPAAYQRFVDAAHAAGIGVIQDVVYNHLGPSGNYLSRFGPYLKQGDANTWGDSVNLDGPGSDVVREYILDNLALWLRDYHVDGLRLDAVHALRDERAVHILEEFGALGDALSAETGLPKTLIAESDLNNPRLLYPRDANGYGLAGQWSDDFHHAVHVSVSGETTGYYSDFQSLGVLAKVLKDGFLHDGSYSSFRGRHHGRPIDASLVHPAALVVCSQNHDQIGNRATGDRLSQSLSHGQLAVAAVLTLTSPFTPMLFMGEEFAASTPWQFFTSHPEPDLGKATAEGRIKEFERMGWDPAVVPDPQGPETFRRSKLNWDEAARGDHARLLELYRSLTALRREHAELAGLGFGGTDVTFDDDAGWLRFRRGSVEVLLNLSDAKVRLEDVPGALLLATDEAIALEGESLALAPWSAAIVKS, from the coding sequence ATGACCCTCAAGAATGTTGGACCGGAGCGTTTCGATGTCTGGGCCCCGGAGGCCACGTCGGTAACCCTGCTCGCGGACGGCCGCCAGTACCCCATGGTGAAAAAGGAGGCGGCGCCCGGCTCGGAGGGCTGGTGGACCGCTCCCGAGGCACCGGGCGAGGGCGACGTGGACTACGGGTACCTGCTGGACGGGGACGGCCACCCGCTGCCGGATCCCCGGTCGCGGCGGCTGCCTGCCGGAGTGCATGAGCTCTCCAGGACCTTCAACCCCGCCGCCCATGCCTGGCAGGACGGCGGCTGGAAGGGCAAGGAACTGCAGGGCTCGGTCATCTACGAACTCCACGTGGGAACCTTCACGCCTGAGGGAACCCTGGAAGCCGCCGCCGCAAAGCTGGGCTATCTGGCGGACCTCGGCGTCGACTTCGTTGAGCTTCTGCCCGTCAACGGCTTCAACGGAACCCACAACTGGGGGTACGACGGCGTGCAGTGGTACGCGGTCCACGAAGGATACGGCGGGCCGGCGGCCTACCAGCGGTTCGTGGACGCGGCCCATGCTGCCGGCATTGGGGTCATCCAGGACGTGGTGTACAACCACCTCGGTCCCAGCGGGAACTATCTGTCCAGGTTCGGCCCGTACCTGAAACAGGGCGACGCCAACACGTGGGGCGACTCGGTGAACCTGGACGGCCCAGGCTCGGACGTGGTGCGCGAGTACATCCTGGACAACCTGGCGCTGTGGCTCCGCGACTACCACGTGGACGGGCTCCGGCTGGATGCGGTGCACGCGCTGCGCGATGAGCGGGCCGTGCACATCCTGGAGGAGTTCGGTGCGCTGGGCGATGCCCTCTCGGCCGAAACGGGGCTGCCGAAAACCCTGATTGCGGAATCGGACCTGAACAACCCACGCCTTCTGTATCCCCGGGACGCCAACGGCTACGGGCTGGCCGGGCAGTGGAGCGACGACTTCCACCACGCGGTGCACGTGAGCGTCAGCGGCGAAACCACCGGGTACTACTCAGACTTCCAGTCGCTGGGGGTGCTGGCGAAGGTCCTCAAGGACGGCTTCCTGCACGACGGCAGCTACTCCAGCTTCCGCGGGCGGCACCATGGCCGGCCCATCGATGCCAGCCTGGTGCACCCTGCAGCGCTGGTTGTCTGTAGCCAGAACCATGACCAGATCGGCAACCGCGCCACAGGGGACCGGTTGTCCCAGTCGCTGTCCCACGGGCAGCTGGCCGTGGCCGCGGTCCTCACGCTGACCTCGCCGTTCACTCCCATGCTGTTCATGGGCGAGGAGTTCGCGGCGAGCACCCCCTGGCAGTTCTTCACCTCCCACCCTGAGCCTGACCTCGGCAAGGCCACTGCGGAAGGCCGGATCAAGGAGTTCGAGCGCATGGGGTGGGATCCCGCCGTCGTTCCTGATCCGCAGGGCCCGGAAACCTTCCGCCGGTCCAAGCTGAACTGGGACGAGGCCGCCCGGGGTGACCACGCGCGGCTCCTGGAGCTTTACCGCTCCCTCACGGCATTGCGCCGGGAGCACGCGGAACTTGCCGGGCTTGGCTTTGGCGGGACCGATGTGACGTTCGACGACGACGCGGGCTGGCTGCGCTTCCGGCGGGGGAGCGTTGAGGTGCTGCTGAATCTGTCGGACGCCAAGGTCCGGCTGGAGGACGTTCCCGGTGCGCTCCTGCTGGCAACGGATGAGGCTATCGCCCTTGAGGGAGAGTCATTGGCCCTGGCGCCTTGGAGTGCGGCCATTGTGAAATCCTGA
- the mgrA gene encoding L-glyceraldehyde 3-phosphate reductase — translation MTYSAAENRYESMPYRRVGRSGLKLPAISLGLWHNFGDDKRFDEQRAILRRAFDLGVNHFDLANNYGPPAGSAETNFGRHLADDFKPYRDELVISTKAGYYMWPGPYGEWGSRKYLISSLDQSLQRMGLDYVDIFYSHRPDPETPMEETMAALDYAVRSGRALYAGISSYTPEQTIEAARILKELGTPLLIHQPSYSMLNRWTENGSPNLYEALDQVGAGSIAFSPLAQGMLTDRYLKGVPADSRAAQRKSLRESMINDENLDRVRGLNRIAEGRGQSLAQMAVAWILRDQPKGSPVTSALIGASSVRQLEDTLSAINNLEFTADEINAIDEFAVESDINLWKQPV, via the coding sequence ATGACTTATTCAGCCGCGGAAAACCGCTATGAATCCATGCCCTACCGCCGCGTCGGCCGCAGCGGCCTGAAGCTCCCGGCCATTTCGCTTGGCCTCTGGCACAACTTCGGGGACGACAAGCGCTTTGACGAACAGCGGGCCATCCTCCGCCGCGCCTTCGACCTCGGCGTGAACCACTTCGACCTCGCCAACAACTACGGACCGCCGGCCGGATCCGCGGAGACGAACTTCGGCCGGCACCTCGCGGATGACTTCAAGCCCTACCGGGACGAACTCGTCATCTCCACCAAGGCGGGCTACTATATGTGGCCCGGCCCCTACGGGGAATGGGGATCCCGCAAGTACCTCATTTCCAGCCTTGACCAGTCGCTGCAGCGCATGGGCCTGGATTACGTGGACATCTTCTACAGCCACCGGCCGGACCCGGAAACGCCCATGGAAGAGACCATGGCTGCGTTGGACTACGCCGTCCGTTCGGGCAGGGCGCTCTACGCAGGCATCTCCTCCTACACCCCCGAGCAGACCATCGAGGCTGCCCGTATCCTGAAGGAGCTGGGCACCCCGCTGTTGATCCACCAGCCCAGCTACTCCATGTTGAACCGCTGGACAGAGAACGGTTCGCCCAATCTCTATGAGGCGCTGGACCAGGTGGGTGCAGGCTCCATCGCCTTCTCGCCGCTGGCACAAGGGATGCTTACCGACCGCTATCTCAAGGGCGTCCCCGCAGATTCCCGGGCTGCTCAGCGCAAATCCCTGCGGGAAAGCATGATCAACGACGAAAACCTGGACCGCGTGCGCGGACTCAACCGGATCGCCGAGGGCCGCGGGCAATCCCTGGCCCAGATGGCCGTCGCATGGATCCTGCGGGACCAGCCGAAGGGCTCGCCAGTCACGTCCGCCCTCATCGGCGCCTCAAGCGTCCGCCAGCTGGAGGACACATTGTCCGCCATCAACAACCTCGAATTTACCGCGGACGAGATCAACGCCATCGACGAGTTCGCGGTTGAGTCCGACATCAACCTCTGGAAGCAACCCGTCTGA
- the treY gene encoding malto-oligosyltrehalose synthase codes for MRVPASTYRLQIRSSFTLFDAAEKVPYLKSLGVDWVYLSPILTAEQGSDHGYDVTDPSAVDPARGGPEGLVALSKAARQHGMGVLVDIVPNHVGVATPARNPWWWSLLKEGQGSPYAEAFDVEWELAGGKIRLPMLGSDGDLDKLEIKDGELRYYDHRFPLAEGTYSDGDSPQEVHSRQHYELMDWRRADAELNYRRFFAVTTLAGIRVETPRVFEEAHAEVGRWFHEGLVDGLRVDHPDGLADPVGYLRWLKDLTGGAYVLVEKILEPGEVLPSEFACEGTTGYDALADVDRVFVDPAGEQALDALDANLRNSPAPADYAGMIRGTKRMIADGILRSEVLRLARLVPESHGLTVEQAADAIAEIIAAFPVYRTYLPTGAEILKEACESAAASRPELEVAVGTLLPLLLDPANPIAVRFQQTSGMVMAKGVEDTAFYRYTRLGTLTEVGAEPTEFSVSVEEFHHRMLRRQQELPLSMTTLSTHDTKRSEDARARISVIAELPREWADTLDALRELAPIPDGPYENLLWQAVVGAWPASRERLQGYAEKAAREAGNSTTWTDPDGDFESSVKAAVDAAFDDARVTKVVEDFVARIDSCAASNSVSAKLVQLTMPGVPDVYQGSEFWERSLTDPDNRRPVDFARRQEELAKLDAGSLPEAGTETSKLLATSRALRLRRDRPELFQGYSPVTATGSAAAHLLAFQRGSGGALGALTLATRLPAGLAANGGWRDTAVELPVAMRDALTGAGYGPGAVSVADVLGTYPVALLVPVDGEQG; via the coding sequence ATGAGGGTGCCCGCATCCACGTACCGCCTGCAGATCCGCAGCAGCTTCACCCTGTTTGATGCTGCCGAAAAGGTGCCGTACCTGAAATCCCTCGGGGTGGACTGGGTGTATCTTTCGCCCATCCTGACGGCGGAGCAGGGCTCGGACCACGGCTATGACGTCACCGATCCCTCCGCCGTGGATCCGGCGCGGGGTGGCCCCGAGGGGCTGGTGGCGCTGTCCAAGGCCGCGCGCCAACATGGCATGGGCGTTCTGGTGGACATTGTGCCCAACCATGTGGGCGTCGCAACGCCGGCCCGGAACCCGTGGTGGTGGTCGCTGCTGAAAGAGGGGCAGGGATCACCGTATGCCGAAGCCTTCGACGTCGAGTGGGAGCTTGCCGGCGGTAAAATCCGGCTGCCCATGCTGGGCTCGGACGGGGACCTGGACAAGCTGGAGATCAAGGACGGCGAACTCCGCTACTACGACCACCGCTTCCCGCTCGCCGAGGGCACGTACTCCGACGGCGACTCGCCGCAGGAGGTGCACAGCCGCCAGCACTACGAACTGATGGACTGGCGCCGCGCGGACGCGGAGCTCAACTACCGGCGTTTCTTCGCGGTCACCACGCTCGCGGGGATCCGGGTGGAGACTCCGCGCGTGTTCGAGGAAGCCCATGCCGAGGTGGGCCGCTGGTTCCATGAGGGCCTGGTGGACGGCCTGCGCGTGGACCACCCTGACGGGCTGGCAGATCCGGTGGGATACCTGCGCTGGCTGAAGGACCTCACGGGCGGCGCTTACGTCCTGGTCGAGAAGATCCTCGAACCGGGCGAGGTCCTGCCCAGCGAGTTCGCGTGTGAAGGAACCACCGGGTACGACGCCCTGGCCGACGTGGACCGGGTGTTCGTGGACCCGGCCGGAGAGCAGGCGCTGGACGCCTTGGACGCGAACCTCAGGAACTCTCCTGCCCCGGCGGACTATGCCGGGATGATCCGGGGCACCAAGCGCATGATCGCGGACGGCATCCTGCGGTCCGAGGTCCTGCGCCTGGCCCGGCTGGTTCCCGAGTCCCACGGGCTTACCGTGGAACAGGCAGCTGACGCCATCGCCGAGATCATTGCCGCGTTCCCGGTATACCGGACCTACCTGCCCACCGGCGCGGAGATCCTCAAGGAGGCGTGCGAGTCCGCCGCTGCCTCCCGGCCCGAGCTCGAGGTCGCCGTGGGAACGCTGCTGCCGCTGCTGCTGGATCCCGCGAATCCCATCGCCGTCCGGTTCCAGCAGACCTCCGGCATGGTGATGGCCAAGGGCGTGGAGGACACTGCGTTCTACCGCTACACCCGACTGGGCACGCTGACGGAGGTGGGGGCCGAACCGACTGAGTTCTCGGTGTCGGTTGAGGAGTTCCACCACAGGATGCTTCGCCGCCAGCAGGAACTGCCACTGTCGATGACCACGCTGTCCACGCATGACACCAAGCGCAGCGAGGACGCCCGGGCACGGATCTCGGTCATCGCTGAACTTCCCCGGGAGTGGGCGGACACCCTGGACGCGCTGCGTGAACTTGCCCCGATCCCGGACGGCCCGTACGAGAACCTGCTCTGGCAGGCGGTCGTCGGAGCGTGGCCCGCCAGCCGGGAACGGCTCCAGGGTTATGCCGAAAAGGCCGCCCGCGAAGCCGGCAACTCCACCACCTGGACGGATCCGGACGGGGACTTCGAGTCCTCCGTCAAGGCAGCCGTGGACGCAGCCTTCGACGACGCCCGCGTCACCAAGGTGGTGGAGGACTTCGTGGCACGGATCGACTCCTGCGCCGCCTCCAACTCCGTGTCCGCCAAGCTGGTCCAACTGACCATGCCGGGCGTCCCGGACGTGTACCAGGGCAGCGAATTCTGGGAACGGTCCCTGACCGACCCCGACAACCGGCGGCCCGTGGACTTCGCGCGCCGGCAGGAGGAGCTGGCAAAGCTCGACGCCGGCTCCTTGCCTGAGGCGGGCACGGAAACCAGCAAGCTCCTGGCCACCTCCCGGGCACTCCGCCTCCGCCGCGACCGGCCCGAACTGTTCCAGGGCTACAGCCCCGTGACCGCCACAGGTTCCGCGGCAGCGCACCTGCTCGCCTTCCAGCGCGGGAGCGGCGGCGCCCTGGGCGCCCTGACACTGGCCACTCGGCTGCCCGCCGGGCTGGCGGCCAACGGCGGCTGGCGGGACACCGCCGTCGAGCTTCCCGTAGCCATGCGGGATGCCCTGACCGGCGCCGGTTACGGGCCGGGCGCCGTTTCGGTGGCGGATGTCCTGGGTACCTACCCCGTGGCTTTGCTGGTACCGGTGGATGGAGAACAGGGATGA